The genomic segment TCATCGCGCTCCAGGAGGTGGTGGGCGCGGGACCGCACGACGCCGGGCAGGCCGCGGAGCTCGGCGCCGCGCTGGGAATGGGATGGGTGATGGCGCCGGCGCGTCACCTGCGCGGGCATCTGTTTGGGAATGTCATCCTCAGCCGGCTCCCGATCAAGTTTCACACGCAGCATGACCTGTCGTGGAAGACGTGCGAGCCGCGGTGTGTTCAGCGCGTGGACCTGCAGGCCGGCGAGCACGTGGTGCACCTGTACAACGTCCACCTCGGTACCGCGGTGCTCGAGCGCCGGTACCAGGCGGAGCGGCTGGGATCGATCGTCCGCGACCATCGCGTGCCGAGCCCGAAGATCGTGCTGGGTGATTTCAACGAGTGGTTGCGCGGCCTGGCGACGATCACCCTCACGTCGATGCTTCAGAGCATCGACATCTACGCCCACCTGAAGCGTCGCCGGACGTATCCCGGTGTCTTCCCCATCCTGCATCTCGATCACATCTACTACGAGGGCAACGTGGAGGTCAGCGGCGTCGAGCTCCCGCGCACCCGCAAAGCCCTGATGGCGTCCGACCACCTCCCCCTGATCGCCAACCTCCGCATCCGCCTCTAGTTGGGGTCAGATCCCGAATTCGCGCGTTTTTCTAGGTCTGACCCTTTTGAGCATCTTTCCGATGGTCGACGGATGCACGTCGAGGAACTCGGCGATCTGCCGCATGGAATAGTGATGCTCCCGATACGCCACCGCCGCCTGCCGGTCGCGCTCGCGCCGGCGGACGACGCCGCAGAACAGGTCTGACAGGGATGGCGCTCCCTGTCGGCGATCCGAAACCGCAACGTCGAGCGGGGCGCGACGCAACAAGTCCGTGAAGCGCGCGACGAACGCGCGGTCGCCGATAATCGGGCCGCGCCACTTGACGGACTCGGCCCCCTGTCTCAGACCGTCTTCGACGTAGCGCCGGTAGCGCGCCGCCGCCTCCCCGTCGAGGGCGCCGAATTGCCCCAGGACCAGATCCGGCCAAAGAAACGACGGCCGCTCGTCGAAACCGGCCGTCGCGCGGTAGCTGCTCCACGGCCAGTCTTCCGGTTTCGCGACCATGTGCGCCCTCACGGGATTCAGCGCCACGTACCGGCACACGGTGAGGAGGTATCCATCCTCCTGCACGATCTTCGCGGTAAAGCGTCCCTGAAAGAGGTGTCCCTGCATGCTGTGGCGGCGGTTCCACAACGTGGCATACGTACCGTTCAGGTCGTGCATGGCGCGCGAGAGATTTGGATGCGTGGTGGTGACAACCGCGTGGTAGTGCGTGTCCATCAGACAGTAGCCATGACATACCAGCCCGTGCGTCGCCACACATTTGCCGAACACCTGGAGAAAGCACCTCCGGTCCTCGTCGTCGCGCACGATGGCCATCTTGCGATTGCCTCTCGACATGACGTGATAGGTCAGACCTGCAGCATCGATACGGAGGGGACGCGCCATGACCGATCGGCGTTCACAACGCGGGCCGACCCGACTCGGGGCGTTTTCTTGGGACTTTTCAGGGTTTCTTCAGCGGCGGGCAACAACGAATCGCAGTTTCAACCAGCGCCAGCACGGACGCTGATGGCGCATTCTGCAATCTGGTCCAAAAGGGTCAGTCCGAGAAAGACCTTCGAATTCGGGATCTGACCCCTACTAGCCTTCTTCTTCGTAATCGATCTCTTCGCGCGGCAGGGCCCGCGTCGCGGGGCGCTGGGCTTCGCGGTAGTCGTAAAGCGGCAGGTCGCGCACGTGGTGCGTCAGCGGACACGACGGGGACTTCGCCTCGAGCACGACGGTGACCGCCCGCCCCTCGACGCCTTCGCGGAACGCAACGCGGCACCCGCAGAACAACCGCGCGTGCGTGAACCCCTTCATGTTCCCCACGCGTCGATCATAGCAGATCTCAGATGGCGAGGAGCGCCTTCAACTCGCGCTCGAGCTGCTCCTTGGTGACCAACCCCATATACCTGCGGCAGATGGTCCCGTCCTTCGCGATCAGGAAGGACACCGGGATGCCCCACATCGGCCCGTACGCGGCATCGGTGATGTCGCTGCGATCGCTGCCGACCAGCACCGGATAGTTCATCTTCATCTGCTGCGCGAAATTCTTCAGCTGCTCCGGGGTGTCATCGGTCGAAATGCCAAGGACGACGAAGCCCTTGTCCTTGTACGCGTCGTACATCTCGACGAAGCCAGGAATCTCGTGCTTGCACGGCCCGCACCACGTCGCCCAGAAATTGAGCAGGATCACCTTGCCCTTGTAATCCGACATCCGAACGTCGCGCCCGTGCATGTCCTTCACGGTAAACGCCAGCGGCGCCGCCTTTCGCTTCGCGTCGCAGAAGGACGGGGCGGCACCCGCCGGCAGCGCCGCCGCGCCGTCCGGCTCCGTGCGATCGAACAACCGCGCCCCGAGCGGGATGGCGGCGAACCCGAGGAGCACCGCGAGGGCGGCGGCAAGCAGCCAGCGTGTACGAGTCGGCGTCTTCATTGCAGCGGCAGATCCTTCCTGATGATGGCGGCGAGGGCTTCCATCTCCTGCCGCGGTTCGCGCCCGACGAGCACGTACGTGCGGTCGTCCGACGACCAGACGATCGCTTCATGGCCGAATACATCGAAGATGCGCGGAGTCCGCCCTCCGTCGCGCGCGATGAAAAGCGAGAGCGGGCGTCCGTCGATCCTGTACATGATGTGCGCCGTGCCGCCCTCGCTGCTGTCGCAGCGCCGCACCCCGGCGAGGCTCACGCGGTCGTTCATCGCGGCGGGAACGCGAATCGGCCACCCGTAACGCTCGCGCCAGTACGCGGCCAGCTGCACGGGGGACCCGCTGACGCGCGCGCCGTTCATCTTCGAGCACTTCACGTGGTCGAGCGTGAGCTGCGCGGCCAGCACCGGCGTGCCCGCGTCGGTCCCGCCGAACCAAATCAGGGCGGCCAGGAGGCTGGCGGCGGCCGCCAGCGTGAGCGAAATCCAGCGGCGGGAGTGCCGCCCGCGACACAGCCGGGCGCAGCGCGCGCGCAGCGCGGGCGGCGCCCCCTCGCGCATGCCTTCGCGCGCCGCGCAGACCGCCTCCCGCGCGGCGCGTTCGGCGTCGATGCGGGTTCGGCACGGCGGGCACGCAGCGAGGTGGGCGCGCACGTCGGCTCCATCCGCGTCGGCAAGCTCACCGTCCACGAACGGCACGGCGAGGGGTTCGAGCTCTTTACATCGCATGCGCCGGCACCTTCGTCAGTTTCATCTCGCTCATCTGGCTCATCCGGCCCGTCCCGGCCGCCCGCCCTAACCCGGCTCCACTCCCGTGGTGAGACGCGCGTGGAGGAGCCGGCGTCCCCGTGAGATCCGCGACATCACCGTGCCGATCGGAACATCGAGCATGCGGGCGATGTCGCCGTAGGAGAACTCCTCGACGTCGCGCAGCCAGACGGCCTGGCGAAACGCCGGCGGCAACGCGTCGAGCGCTTCGCGCAGCCCCCTGCCAAGAGACTGCCGGAGCAGCACCTGCTCCGGCGAGTGGCTGCGAGGTCCCGCATCGACTGCGCGCTCGACGGCCTCGCTGTCCACGTCCACCGGATTCCTGCCGCGGTCGCGGAGCGTGTTCCGCCACGTGTTGTGGAGGATCGTAAACAGCCACGCCTTGAGGTTCGTGCCCGCCTGGAAGCGGTGCGCGGCGCGAAACGCCTTCAAGTATGTCTCCTGCACCAGGTCCTGCGCTTGGTCGGCGTCGCGCGCGAGCCGCAGCGCCGCACCATAGAGGCTGTCGAGGTGCGAGAGCGCGTCAGCTTCGAAGGCGTCGCGGCCATCCGGCCCGCGTTCGGCCCGTGGCCGGAAGAGCGGCATGGTGAACCTGCATGCGCGGACGCCTCCAAGATATAACCCGGGACGCCCGATCTTTATTCCCGGAGCCGGGATCCAGGCCGTTGCGACGGCCGTCTGAGCTACAGTAACATCCGGCGTGGCGAGGAATCGAGTCCAACGCCGGTTTGGCGGCGGGAGTGCCTGCCTGCCCGCCGCAGCGTTACCAGAGGTGCCCCATGCGTAAGCGGACCTGCCGCGGCGCCGGCCGTGTTTACGGCGCTGCCGGGCTGGCTCTTCTCCTGCTCACCGCGGGCGCGGCGGAACTCCGCGCGCAGACGTCGTTCGTGCCCTACTACGGCAAGAACCGCGTCAAGTATGACAAGTTCGAGTGGCACATCTACACCACTGACCATTTCGAGATTTACTACTATCCCGACCTCGAGCCGCACCTCGAGCGCGTGGCCGGCTACGCCGAGAGCGCCTACCAGCAGGTCAGCGCCGACCTCAAACACGATCTTGCCTTCAAGGTTCCCCTGGTCCTGTACAAGACGTCGAGCGAGTTCCAGCAGCAGAACGTGATCGGCGAGGAGCTGCCCGAAGGGGTGCTCGCCTTCGCGGAGCCGCAGCGGGATCGCATGGTGCTGCCGATCGACGAGCCGCCCGACCAGCTGTACCGGCTCATCACGCACGAACTGACCCACGTCTTCGAGTTCGACATCATCCCGCGCTCGCTCGTCCGGCGCGGCCTCCCGCTCTGGGTGGATGAAGGCCTCGCCAATTACGAGGCCGGGTTCTGGCATCCGTTGGACCTGATGCAGGTCCGCGACGCCGCGATTGCCGACATCGTCCCGAAGATGAGCGAATTCGAGACGCGGCCCCTGAGCGGCCGCCTTCCGTACTCGCTGGGCCACGCCGCCTTCGAGTTCATCGAATCGAAGTGGGGCAAGGAGGGGCTGCGCCAGTTCCTCTTCGCGCTGCGCAAGAGCGTGATCGGCGGCGGCGAGAACGCGTACGAGGAGGCGTTCCGCCTGAAGCCGGACGAGTTCGACGACCAGTTCGACAAGTACCTGAAAGACCGTTTCAGGGCCTTCCGCGACAAGGAGCGCCCGGTCGACTACGGCAAGGACCTCGCGCCGCGCCCTGACAAGACCCGCTACACGGTCGTCGTGTCGATCGAGCCCTCTCCCTCGGGCGACATCATCGCCGCGGCCGCCGGCAACCGGAAGGACCAGGAACTGGATCTCATCCTGATCTCGTCGAAGGACGGGCAGGTCATCCGCAACCTGACGAGCGGCTTCAACAAGGACCGCGGGTTCGAGTACATCACGACGCCCGGCGGGCTGCGCAACAACACGGTGTCGTGGATGTCGTGGGGGCCGACGGGCGACCGGCTCGCGTACTTCGTCCGCACCGAAAAGGAGAAATCGCTCATCCTGCAGAACGTGCTCACGCGGAAGATCGAGAAGCGATACGAGCTGAAGACGGTTGACAACCCGGAGTCGCCGGCGATCAGCCCCGATGGGCGCACGGTCGCCTTCTCGGGGCTGCGCGGCGCGGTGGCCGACATCTTCACCATCGATCTCGAGACCGGCGCGATCACCAATCTCACCAACGACGCGTTCGGCGACTACGGCCCCACCTTCGCACCCGACGGCAAGTCGATCGTGTACATCGCGCGCGTGAGCGGCAACGACAAGCTGTTCCGGCTCGACGTCGCGAGCGGCCAGAAGACGCAGATCACGTTCGGCACGCACGACGATGGCGGCGCGAAGTTCATCGACGCAGAGACGATCGTGTTCCCGTCCACCGCGACGGATCCGAACCAGCCCATCGATCCCGACGTGGCGCGCAACGGCAACATCTACAACCTGTGGACGCTCAACCTGAAGACGGGCGAGCTGCGGCAGTGGACCGACACGCTCGGGTGCAACGTCAGCCCGGCCGTCCTGCGCGACCAGGCGGCACCGCGCATCGCCTTCGTGACCTACTACAAGGGCGAGTACGGCATCCACACGCTCGCGCGGCGGGAGCCGATCCACAAGACCGCCTCGTCCGACTTCGGCGCGCCGGGCCCGATCATCGACTTCCAGGCGCCGCTCACCCACACGCTCGTCGCGGCGAACAAGCGGAAGAAGGGCACGTTCGAGAAGCTGTTCCTCGAGGGACGGCCGCCGGTCAACGTCGGGGTGACGAGCGGCGGGGACGTGTTCGGCGGTTCGGCGGTCACCTTCACCGACGTGCTCGGCGATCAGCAGTTCAACCTGTTTGCCGCGTCCGTGGCGCAGTACCGCACGCTGTCGTTCTCCTACGTCAACCTCGCGCGGCGCCTCCAGTACGCGCTGCAGGGGTTCTCGCAGACGCAGTTCTTCTACGGCTATCTGCCAGGGCTCGTCTACGACCCGACCTACGCCTTCATCGACCGCGACTTCGCGATCGCCACGCGCACGGCGCGCGGCGGCTCGGCCTTCGCGATCTACCCGATGAACCGCTACGCGCGCGTCGAGCTGTCGGGCGGCCTCTTCCAGTTCAAGGAGGAGTACGACGACCCCGCCGTCGAGGAGTTCGCGCGGCAGTACGAGGAAGCCGTCTACGGCACGCCGATTTTCCGCAACGGCACGATGATGCCGCTCGGCGTCACCTTCACGCAGGAGACGACCGTCTTCCGCGAGTTCGGGCCGCTGGCCGGCAACACGGTCCGCATCGGCTACGAGTTTTCTCCGAAGGTGGGCGACTTCCTCTCGCGCCAGACGATCGAAGCGGACGCCCGTTACTACATGCGGATCGGCACGACCGGCGTCCTGGCGCTGCGCGCGCGGGGGTTCAACAGCTGGGGGGACTTCCCCGATTTCCTGTACTTCGGCGGCAACTCGGAGATGCGCGGGTACGAGTACCTCGAGTTCCTCGGGCACAAGGCGATGTTCGCCAACGCCGAGCTGCGCTTCCCGCTGATCGAGGCGATGCTGACGCCGCTGGGCGTCATGGGAGGCATCCGGGGCGTGTTCTTCTTCAACGTGGGGGCGGCGGGCCTCAGGGGGCAGCCGCTGAAGCTGTGGTCGACCGAGCGCGAGGTCGTG from the Acidobacteriota bacterium genome contains:
- a CDS encoding zf-HC2 domain-containing protein: MRCKELEPLAVPFVDGELADADGADVRAHLAACPPCRTRIDAERAAREAVCAAREGMREGAPPALRARCARLCRGRHSRRWISLTLAAAASLLAALIWFGGTDAGTPVLAAQLTLDHVKCSKMNGARVSGSPVQLAAYWRERYGWPIRVPAAMNDRVSLAGVRRCDSSEGGTAHIMYRIDGRPLSLFIARDGGRTPRIFDVFGHEAIVWSSDDRTYVLVGREPRQEMEALAAIIRKDLPLQ
- a CDS encoding sigma-70 family RNA polymerase sigma factor produces the protein MPLFRPRAERGPDGRDAFEADALSHLDSLYGAALRLARDADQAQDLVQETYLKAFRAAHRFQAGTNLKAWLFTILHNTWRNTLRDRGRNPVDVDSEAVERAVDAGPRSHSPEQVLLRQSLGRGLREALDALPPAFRQAVWLRDVEEFSYGDIARMLDVPIGTVMSRISRGRRLLHARLTTGVEPG
- a CDS encoding PD40 domain-containing protein, which gives rise to MRKRTCRGAGRVYGAAGLALLLLTAGAAELRAQTSFVPYYGKNRVKYDKFEWHIYTTDHFEIYYYPDLEPHLERVAGYAESAYQQVSADLKHDLAFKVPLVLYKTSSEFQQQNVIGEELPEGVLAFAEPQRDRMVLPIDEPPDQLYRLITHELTHVFEFDIIPRSLVRRGLPLWVDEGLANYEAGFWHPLDLMQVRDAAIADIVPKMSEFETRPLSGRLPYSLGHAAFEFIESKWGKEGLRQFLFALRKSVIGGGENAYEEAFRLKPDEFDDQFDKYLKDRFRAFRDKERPVDYGKDLAPRPDKTRYTVVVSIEPSPSGDIIAAAAGNRKDQELDLILISSKDGQVIRNLTSGFNKDRGFEYITTPGGLRNNTVSWMSWGPTGDRLAYFVRTEKEKSLILQNVLTRKIEKRYELKTVDNPESPAISPDGRTVAFSGLRGAVADIFTIDLETGAITNLTNDAFGDYGPTFAPDGKSIVYIARVSGNDKLFRLDVASGQKTQITFGTHDDGGAKFIDAETIVFPSTATDPNQPIDPDVARNGNIYNLWTLNLKTGELRQWTDTLGCNVSPAVLRDQAAPRIAFVTYYKGEYGIHTLARREPIHKTASSDFGAPGPIIDFQAPLTHTLVAANKRKKGTFEKLFLEGRPPVNVGVTSGGDVFGGSAVTFTDVLGDQQFNLFAASVAQYRTLSFSYVNLARRLQYALQGFSQTQFFYGYLPGLVYDPTYAFIDRDFAIATRTARGGSAFAIYPMNRYARVELSGGLFQFKEEYDDPAVEEFARQYEEAVYGTPIFRNGTMMPLGVTFTQETTVFREFGPLAGNTVRIGYEFSPKVGDFLSRQTIEADARYYMRIGTTGVLALRARGFNSWGDFPDFLYFGGNSEMRGYEYLEFLGHKAMFANAELRFPLIEAMLTPLGVMGGIRGVFFFNVGAAGLRGQPLKLWSTEREVVETVADVVFDPLRNAFVTVPGEPRLISGFRLKDARASYGIGLETFALGFPIHFDWSWRTLFNKDWEDALYGLRGGSGWFRKARFDVWIGYDF
- a CDS encoding endonuclease/exonuclease/phosphatase family protein; its protein translation is MVEASSRHASRAPVDLRVVTYNVHRCRGMDRRVRPDRVAAVLAEVGADVIALQEVVGAGPHDAGQAAELGAALGMGWVMAPARHLRGHLFGNVILSRLPIKFHTQHDLSWKTCEPRCVQRVDLQAGEHVVHLYNVHLGTAVLERRYQAERLGSIVRDHRVPSPKIVLGDFNEWLRGLATITLTSMLQSIDIYAHLKRRRTYPGVFPILHLDHIYYEGNVEVSGVELPRTRKALMASDHLPLIANLRIRL
- a CDS encoding transposase; protein product: MSRGNRKMAIVRDDEDRRCFLQVFGKCVATHGLVCHGYCLMDTHYHAVVTTTHPNLSRAMHDLNGTYATLWNRRHSMQGHLFQGRFTAKIVQEDGYLLTVCRYVALNPVRAHMVAKPEDWPWSSYRATAGFDERPSFLWPDLVLGQFGALDGEAAARYRRYVEDGLRQGAESVKWRGPIIGDRAFVARFTDLLRRAPLDVAVSDRRQGAPSLSDLFCGVVRRRERDRQAAVAYREHHYSMRQIAEFLDVHPSTIGKMLKRVRPRKTREFGI
- a CDS encoding TlpA family protein disulfide reductase; its protein translation is MKTPTRTRWLLAAALAVLLGFAAIPLGARLFDRTEPDGAAALPAGAAPSFCDAKRKAAPLAFTVKDMHGRDVRMSDYKGKVILLNFWATWCGPCKHEIPGFVEMYDAYKDKGFVVLGISTDDTPEQLKNFAQQMKMNYPVLVGSDRSDITDAAYGPMWGIPVSFLIAKDGTICRRYMGLVTKEQLERELKALLAI